A part of Paraburkholderia azotifigens genomic DNA contains:
- a CDS encoding IS5 family transposase, whose amino-acid sequence MTQLGLGLDLSTKRTRKREFLDEMTRVVPWQKLIALIEPHYPKGKTGRPPFPIQTMLRIHFLQQWFSLSDPAMEEALHDIPLYREFALLGTGMTRLPDESTILRFRHLLEAHELSIRILATVNEILQAKGLMLKAGSAVDATLISAPNSTKKPGTRDPEMRQTQKGGSWYFGMKAHIGVDVESGLVHTVKCTPANVHDITVAHELLHGKEKVAFADAGYVGIEKRGETGAVQWYVAMRPSKRNKLDKKKRLDRIYNKIERLKAGVRAKVEHPFRVLKCQFGYLKARYRGLAKNTAHIETQFALANLWMARKML is encoded by the coding sequence ATGACACAGCTTGGTCTTGGTCTGGATCTGTCAACGAAACGTACCCGCAAGCGCGAGTTTCTCGACGAGATGACTCGCGTGGTGCCGTGGCAGAAACTGATCGCTCTCATCGAGCCACACTATCCCAAAGGCAAGACTGGGCGCCCGCCGTTTCCCATACAGACGATGCTGCGCATTCACTTCCTGCAACAGTGGTTCAGTCTCTCGGACCCGGCGATGGAGGAGGCGCTACACGACATCCCGCTGTATCGGGAGTTCGCGCTCCTGGGCACGGGCATGACACGGCTGCCAGACGAGAGCACGATCCTGCGATTCCGCCACCTGCTTGAGGCCCATGAACTGTCGATCAGAATACTGGCGACGGTCAACGAGATCCTGCAGGCGAAAGGCCTGATGCTCAAGGCGGGCTCAGCAGTCGATGCGACATTGATTTCGGCACCCAATTCGACGAAGAAGCCCGGCACGCGAGACCCGGAGATGCGTCAGACGCAAAAAGGTGGCAGCTGGTACTTCGGCATGAAGGCGCATATCGGAGTCGATGTGGAGTCGGGGCTGGTGCATACCGTGAAGTGCACGCCGGCGAACGTTCATGACATCACGGTGGCGCATGAACTGTTGCATGGCAAAGAGAAGGTTGCGTTTGCCGATGCGGGCTATGTGGGCATCGAGAAGCGAGGCGAAACGGGTGCGGTCCAGTGGTACGTCGCGATGAGACCGAGCAAGCGAAACAAGCTGGACAAGAAAAAGCGGCTGGACAGGATCTACAACAAGATCGAGCGGCTCAAGGCGGGCGTGAGAGCGAAGGTGGAGCACCCGTTTCGCGTACTGAAATGCCAGTTTGGATATCTGAAGGCGAGGTATCGGGGACTGGCCAAGAACACAGCGCACATCGAAACGCAGTTCGCCCTGGCCAATCTCTGGATGGCGCGCAAGATGCTGTGA